CCGAAGAACGAGCAGCCGACCTGATGAACGAGGCGAGGCGGCAAATGGCGGAGGCAGAGCGGTTAGCCGATGAAACGGCCCTCGAAGCGAAACAGCGTGAGCGCTCCGCTGCTGCTGAAGTAGAGCTTGCCAGGCAGCAGGCCGCGGCTCATGCCGAAGCGGAAGCCGGACTATTCGAGCAGCTGCTGCAGAGCGAGCAGGAGACCGGCAATGCGAGAATTCGGGCGCAGGAGCTGAGCAGCCGGCTTGCGGAGCTTGAAGCGTCGCTGGCCGAAGCGAGCCGCTCGGAGAATAATCTGCGGGCAGCGCACGAACGGCTGCAGAACGAGCATGGAAAGCTTCAGATTGAATATTCCAAGCTGCAAACGGAATACAACGAGTGGATCGAATTAATCGAAAAAAGCTGACGATATTCGATATTAAAAAAAGCGCGTGCTCCGAACGATACCGTTCGGAGCCGCGCATTCTGCCGGCAATGCAGCAAGCTTGGGATATTATCTTATTAATCCAGATGTTTCTACGCGAAGAACCTTGCAGCGCGCAAAGTAAAGCACTCGAAGGTTCTTTCTCGTTCAGACGGAAACCATCGTTCCTGTAACGCCGCCTGGCGGCAAAGAAGCAAGTCTGATCAGTTCCGGCGTCACGGTGGCCGGGTCCTGTCCCGTAGCATGCATCTCGGTTCGCAGTGTTCCCGGATTAAACAGATTGACAAGAATGCCGTGTTCGTTTTCTTCGTCGGCCGTTGTTCGGGTGAGCGATTCCAGTCCGGCTTTGGCAGCGCTGTAAGCGGCGTAGCCGCCGGCGCCGTTGGAAGCCAGGCTGGACGTTATATTGATAATACGTCCGTAATGCGAGTTTCGCATAATGGGCAGCACCGCTTTGGTCAGCAGAAAAGGTCCGGTCAAATTGACGGCGATTTGCTGAGTCCATTCCTCGCTGCTCAGTTCGAACACCAATCCCGGTTCAAAGATCGCCGCATTATTGATCAGTATATCGATCTTGCCAAAAGCGGCTGCTGCCGTTTGAACGGCTTTGCTCACTTGTGCTTCCACGGAGATATCCGCCGGTATAACCAGAGCTTTACCTGTCCCGTGCTGTCCGATAAGCGCAGCTGTTTCTTCCAGCTTCCCGACCCGCCGTCCCAGAAGTGCGACGTTCGCCCCTTCACGCGCAAATGCGAGAGCAGCGGCTCTGCCCAGCCCGGTCCCAGCACCGCTGATAACCGCTGTCCGTCCGTCCAGAATGCCCATATACTCTTCCTCCATCCGTTTTAACTGTTGTAAACATCTTAGCAAACAATTGCTGTGACGGGGAAGAGGCCGGGCCATAAGACTTTCTGATGCAATCGATAAGGTTCGCAGGCAAACTCGGAGCTAAGCGGAACAAAACATGTCATTATGAAATTTGCTTATCAAGTGGATAAATAACTTCGATAAAATTAGGTGACAGATCAAAAAATAACCCGAGCAGAGTTAGCTGCTTCGGGTTATTTGCTTGAGTTGATGCGGCTATTCCACTTTTATCGTTGCAATCATTTTGGAATGGCCTGTTCCGCACATTACATCACAATGAAATTGGTAAGTGCCGGCGTCTTTAAACGTAACGACCTGCGATTTTCCCCCACCGATGCTAATGCCGAGATCTGGAATTTCAATACCGTGAATGCCGTCTGTTTGAACGGTAATATTGGTTGCTTCACCTTTTTTAATCGTATATTCACTCTTGTCGAACTGCCAGTTCGTCGCTTTGATAACGAGTTCCTGCGAAGCGGCTGCGCCAGTCTCCTGAACGTCTCCGCCATTATCGGATGTGCTGGCCGTATTGTTCGAACCGCAGGCGGCCATAATCAAGACTAGGGCTGCGACCATCGACAACAGCAACAATTTTTTCAACATATCTCTGACTCCCTCCATCTTTCGATGTATTTAGCACTACCTGTTCAGTATATCGTGAATCCGCTTATATTTCAGCGCCAAACTATGACCGGTTGATGAACAAATCATGAACTCTTTGCAGTATATGTATATAACATGCAAAAACCGGGCTCAACGGATTGTTCCGTATCTGCCCGGCTTCACGCTGCCCTGTAGGTTGCTTCCGGTTACCGACGTTCCTTCGCCCGTCCTGCTTTATAGGGTGAGCCGATAGGAATGAACAAGTCGATAATACCGATTGCCAGAGCTGCCAGAATGGCTCCAAGCCAAGTGACATATACGTCGCCGACTATAAATTGAGCAAGCCAGATGACAACGGCGCTTGCCAGAAAGCCGACTATGCCTCTGCCGAAAGGCGTTACCCGTTTGCCGAATATGCCCTCGATAATCCAGCCGAACGCGGCGATGACAAGAGCTAGAAATAAGGCGCTCCAGAATCCGCCGACACTAAATTGGGGTACGATATAACCTACGATCATCAAAACGATCGCAGAAACGATGAATCGAACAACATGACCCAAAAAACGCATAATCGAACCTCCTTGAAAGTTTTTCGTGTGCGAAAACTTGCTTCGAAAGCATACGCTCAGTTTTCGCTGCTTTCGAGGCGGAATCGAAAGCATATTAAGGCTCCGAGTGAAGCAAAACTTGCGTTATCCTGCCGCTTTGAATCATCCGCCGGTTCTCGCATAATTCTCGGGATGCAACAATTATTGTCCCCTGATCGGCTTTCAGTCATGCATGGGAGCTTCCGTCATGGCATACGTTGTTTGCTTCGGCTATAATAAGGATGAGGGGAGTTGTGCTCAGTTTGAACGATAAAATCCTACACACACTTGAATTTTCTAAGATTGTATATAAATTGGCTCAGCATGCCGCGACTTCGCTCGGAAAAGCTGCAGCGGAAGCGATCACTCCGAGCTCTGACC
This is a stretch of genomic DNA from Paenibacillus sp. sptzw28. It encodes these proteins:
- a CDS encoding cupredoxin domain-containing protein; this encodes MLKKLLLLSMVAALVLIMAACGSNNTASTSDNGGDVQETGAAASQELVIKATNWQFDKSEYTIKKGEATNITVQTDGIHGIEIPDLGISIGGGKSQVVTFKDAGTYQFHCDVMCGTGHSKMIATIKVE
- a CDS encoding SDR family NAD(P)-dependent oxidoreductase, yielding MGILDGRTAVISGAGTGLGRAAALAFAREGANVALLGRRVGKLEETAALIGQHGTGKALVIPADISVEAQVSKAVQTAAAAFGKIDILINNAAIFEPGLVFELSSEEWTQQIAVNLTGPFLLTKAVLPIMRNSHYGRIINITSSLASNGAGGYAAYSAAKAGLESLTRTTADEENEHGILVNLFNPGTLRTEMHATGQDPATVTPELIRLASLPPGGVTGTMVSV
- a CDS encoding phage holin family protein, encoding MRFLGHVVRFIVSAIVLMIVGYIVPQFSVGGFWSALFLALVIAAFGWIIEGIFGKRVTPFGRGIVGFLASAVVIWLAQFIVGDVYVTWLGAILAALAIGIIDLFIPIGSPYKAGRAKERR